A window of the Synechococcus sp. JA-3-3Ab genome harbors these coding sequences:
- a CDS encoding aminotransferase class I/II-fold pyridoxal phosphate-dependent enzyme has translation MVLSHLSKASRRLRLLDRKAQERAPLFEAIRHYCSLDKAPFHTPGHKQGRGIPADLRAFLGENVFRADLTELPEVDNLHDPDGVIREAQELAAAAYGADRSWFLVNGSTCGVETLVMAVCDPGDKILLPRNCHKSAIAGVILSGAVPVYIEPDFDLELGIAHGITPAGLERALAEHPDAKGVLVVSPTYYGVCCDLEALAAIAHAHGLPLLVDEAHGPHLGFHPELPLSALEAGADLVVQSTHKVISGMTQASMLHLKGSRIDPNRVRNILQLLQSTSPNYVLMMSLDVARRQMALEGEVLLGQTLTLADQARARLNRIPGIFCFGPERIGSTPGFFDLDRTRLTVTVSGLGLFGFDAHDWVNDHFHVQPEMSTLHNVVFIISLGNTQRDIDRLVESVAALSEQAQGSQPSLALAEKLRRLAQLKRPPLPPQRLSPRQAFFAPIERIPFQEAVGHICAEIISPYPPGIPILVPGEEVTQEAVDYLLLVHEAGGFINGPEDVRLQTLKVVKT, from the coding sequence ATGGTTCTGTCGCATCTGTCCAAAGCGTCCCGTCGTCTGCGCCTGCTGGACCGCAAAGCCCAAGAGCGGGCCCCTCTATTTGAGGCCATCCGCCACTATTGCAGCTTGGATAAGGCTCCTTTTCACACGCCAGGCCACAAACAGGGACGTGGGATCCCTGCCGATCTGCGAGCCTTTCTGGGAGAAAACGTCTTCCGAGCGGATCTGACGGAGCTGCCGGAGGTGGACAACCTCCACGATCCCGACGGCGTGATCCGAGAGGCCCAGGAGCTAGCCGCAGCGGCCTACGGCGCCGATCGCAGTTGGTTTTTGGTGAACGGCTCCACCTGCGGTGTGGAAACCCTGGTGATGGCGGTGTGCGACCCAGGGGACAAGATTCTGCTGCCGCGCAACTGTCACAAGTCGGCCATCGCCGGCGTAATCCTCTCTGGGGCCGTGCCCGTCTACATTGAGCCAGATTTTGACTTGGAGCTGGGCATTGCCCACGGCATCACCCCAGCTGGCTTGGAGCGGGCCCTAGCAGAACACCCCGACGCCAAGGGCGTGTTGGTGGTCAGCCCCACCTACTATGGGGTTTGCTGCGACTTAGAAGCGCTGGCAGCCATCGCCCACGCCCACGGCCTGCCCCTCCTGGTGGACGAGGCCCACGGGCCCCACTTGGGCTTTCATCCAGAACTGCCCCTCTCCGCCTTGGAAGCCGGGGCTGACCTGGTGGTGCAGTCCACCCATAAAGTCATCTCCGGCATGACCCAGGCGTCGATGCTGCACCTCAAGGGATCCCGCATCGATCCCAACCGGGTGCGCAACATCTTGCAACTGCTGCAATCGACCAGCCCCAACTACGTGCTGATGATGTCGCTGGATGTCGCGCGGCGGCAGATGGCCCTGGAAGGGGAAGTTCTGCTAGGCCAAACCTTGACCCTGGCGGATCAAGCCCGCGCCCGCCTCAACCGCATCCCCGGTATCTTCTGTTTTGGCCCAGAGCGCATCGGCTCCACGCCTGGCTTTTTCGATTTGGATCGCACCCGCCTGACGGTGACGGTGTCGGGGCTGGGCCTTTTTGGCTTCGACGCCCATGACTGGGTCAACGATCACTTCCACGTGCAGCCGGAGATGTCCACCTTGCACAACGTGGTCTTCATTATTAGCCTGGGCAATACCCAGCGGGATATTGACCGGCTGGTGGAGAGCGTGGCCGCCTTGTCGGAGCAGGCGCAGGGATCCCAGCCCTCGCTGGCGCTGGCCGAGAAACTGCGGCGCCTGGCCCAGTTAAAACGCCCTCCCCTGCCGCCGCAACGGCTCTCGCCGCGACAGGCCTTCTTCGCCCCCATCGAGCGGATCCCCTTCCAGGAGGCTGTGGGCCATATCTGTGCCGAGATCATCTCCCCCTACCCCCCTGGGATCCCAATCCTGGTGCCCGGCGAAGAAGTGACCCAGGAAGCGGTGGACTATCTGCTGTTGGTGCACGAGGCAGGCGGCTTTATCAACGGCCCCGAAGACGTGCGGCTGCAGACCCTCAAGGTCGTCAAAACCTAG
- a CDS encoding hemolysin family protein, protein MDDPPLASAPSPEFSWGEASLSLLWVIALLLINAFFVAVEFSLVSARRSRMVQLASEGNRQAGIVQKAQEQLEYALSTTQLGITLASVLLGWIGATQVAPTLFLALRQLAWLQNVDPALIRGVAVVVVFSLLTYFQIVVGELIPKTLAILYSEPIALQLAWLNRLVSRFLHPFVELLRFSSRCLLQLFGVRIPEATSFYSTMTVEELQLLIASSVESGNIEAEERELLSNIFEFGETVASEVMIPRTSIDAVPETATVQEVLAEVAESGHSRYPVYGESLDDIRGLIHVKELIGQLAKGSIDLHSPITNFIREAHFEPENKPIAELLPEMRQHHWPMVVLVDEFGGTAGLITIQDLVEEIVGKLSDGPDPKAKEADIQELDENTLLIQAQLDIEEVNERCHLNLPLHEDYQTLGGFLIYHLQKIPRVGEKFTYQDMEFQVVRMEGPRVDRVKVVRHRRSSPNPLPSLPPAQTAQPGT, encoded by the coding sequence ATGGACGACCCTCCTTTAGCCTCGGCCCCCAGCCCTGAGTTCTCTTGGGGAGAGGCGTCTCTCAGTCTCCTCTGGGTTATCGCCCTTCTCCTCATCAACGCTTTTTTTGTGGCGGTGGAGTTTTCCTTGGTGTCGGCGCGGCGCTCCCGCATGGTGCAGCTGGCCAGCGAAGGGAACCGCCAGGCGGGGATTGTGCAAAAGGCCCAGGAACAGTTGGAGTATGCCCTCTCCACCACCCAGTTGGGCATTACCCTAGCCAGCGTGCTGCTGGGCTGGATTGGGGCCACCCAGGTTGCGCCGACGCTGTTTTTGGCCTTGAGGCAGTTGGCTTGGCTTCAGAATGTGGATCCCGCCCTTATCCGGGGAGTGGCAGTGGTGGTGGTGTTTTCGCTGCTCACCTATTTCCAAATTGTGGTGGGAGAGCTGATCCCGAAAACTCTGGCCATTCTCTACTCGGAGCCGATTGCGCTGCAACTGGCCTGGCTTAACCGCTTGGTGAGCCGCTTTTTGCACCCTTTCGTGGAGCTGCTCCGGTTCTCCTCCCGCTGCTTGTTGCAGCTTTTTGGCGTCCGCATCCCGGAGGCCACTTCTTTTTACAGCACCATGACGGTGGAGGAGCTGCAACTGCTGATTGCCTCGTCGGTGGAGTCGGGCAACATCGAGGCGGAGGAGCGGGAGCTGTTGAGCAATATTTTCGAGTTCGGCGAGACGGTGGCCAGCGAGGTGATGATCCCGCGCACCAGCATCGATGCGGTGCCGGAGACGGCCACGGTGCAAGAGGTGCTGGCCGAGGTGGCGGAATCGGGGCACTCCCGCTATCCGGTCTACGGCGAGTCTTTGGATGACATCCGCGGGCTGATCCACGTTAAGGAGTTGATCGGCCAGTTGGCCAAGGGATCCATAGATTTGCACAGCCCCATCACCAACTTCATCCGCGAGGCCCACTTTGAGCCGGAGAACAAGCCAATTGCGGAACTGTTGCCCGAAATGAGGCAGCACCACTGGCCGATGGTGGTGCTAGTGGATGAGTTTGGCGGCACGGCAGGCCTGATTACCATTCAAGACTTGGTGGAGGAGATCGTCGGCAAGCTCTCCGATGGGCCGGATCCCAAGGCGAAGGAGGCGGATATTCAGGAGCTGGACGAAAATACCCTCCTCATCCAGGCCCAGTTGGACATTGAAGAGGTCAACGAGCGCTGCCACCTCAACTTGCCCCTCCACGAGGACTACCAGACCCTGGGGGGCTTTTTGATCTACCACCTGCAGAAGATCCCGCGCGTGGGGGAAAAGTTTACCTACCAAGACATGGAGTTCCAGGTGGTGCGCATGGAAGGGCCGCGGGTGGATCGGGTGAAGGTCGTCCGCCACCGCCGCAGCTCTCCCAACCCCCTGCCTTCCCTGCCCCCTGCTCAGACGGCGCAGCCGGGCACTTGA
- a CDS encoding PepSY domain-containing protein encodes MKLSKPSVASLLLLGVLPLSSPMLGVGESTEAAFAQSPAPAVRIEEAIQIARSAVPNAVIKEVELEREDGRLVWEVKFTNDVEVQIDATSGDVVDIDDCTNWGKRCRKKR; translated from the coding sequence GTGAAGCTTTCAAAACCTTCTGTTGCTTCCTTGCTTTTGCTGGGCGTTTTGCCCCTCAGCAGCCCGATGCTAGGGGTAGGCGAAAGCACAGAGGCAGCTTTTGCTCAATCTCCTGCTCCAGCCGTCCGCATTGAAGAAGCGATTCAGATTGCTCGATCTGCTGTTCCCAATGCTGTGATCAAAGAAGTTGAGTTGGAGCGCGAAGATGGGCGCTTAGTTTGGGAAGTAAAATTCACCAACGATGTTGAAGTCCAGATCGACGCCACTAGCGGCGATGTTGTCGATATCGATGACTGCACGAACTGGGGTAAGCGTTGCCGGAAAAAGCGGTAG
- a CDS encoding branched-chain amino acid transaminase, whose product MPDFLPYAYFQGQIVPFAEAKISIATHALHYGTAAFGGLRGIPDPQNPDQVLVFRLDRHCRRLSQSARLLCFDLPAEKIEQVIVELIRKNRPSTSFYIRPLVYTSDLGISPRLHNIEKDFFVYGLELGDYLSPEGVTCRISSWARQEDRSLPLRGKITGAYITSSLAKTEAVQSGFDEAILISSQGKVSEASGMNIFIVRNGVLITPSFDQDILEGITRDSVLTLARDLGIPTQERPVDKSELFIAEEAFLTGTAAKITPIRQIEQYVLPTSRPITEQLRQKLTAITENRDPAYSHWVKVIPLKES is encoded by the coding sequence ATGCCCGATTTTCTGCCCTACGCCTACTTTCAGGGCCAGATCGTCCCCTTTGCCGAGGCGAAGATCTCCATTGCCACCCATGCTCTGCACTACGGGACGGCAGCCTTCGGCGGCCTACGCGGGATCCCCGATCCGCAAAACCCAGATCAGGTGCTGGTGTTTCGCCTGGATCGCCACTGCCGACGGCTGAGTCAGAGTGCTCGCCTGCTCTGCTTCGATCTGCCCGCCGAGAAGATCGAGCAGGTCATTGTGGAGCTGATCCGGAAAAATCGCCCTTCCACCTCTTTCTATATCCGCCCCCTGGTGTACACCTCCGACCTGGGCATTTCGCCGCGGCTGCACAATATCGAGAAAGACTTTTTCGTGTACGGCTTGGAATTGGGAGACTACCTCTCGCCGGAGGGAGTCACCTGCCGCATCAGCTCCTGGGCCCGCCAAGAGGATCGCAGCCTGCCGTTGCGGGGCAAGATCACTGGCGCCTACATTACCTCCTCCCTGGCCAAGACCGAGGCAGTACAGTCTGGCTTCGACGAAGCTATCTTAATCAGCTCCCAGGGTAAAGTGAGCGAAGCCTCGGGCATGAACATCTTCATCGTGCGCAACGGCGTGCTGATTACCCCCAGCTTCGACCAAGACATCCTGGAAGGGATCACCCGCGACAGCGTCCTCACCCTGGCCCGCGACCTGGGGATCCCCACCCAAGAGCGGCCCGTCGACAAGTCGGAGCTGTTCATTGCCGAGGAAGCCTTCCTGACCGGCACCGCGGCCAAGATCACGCCCATCCGCCAGATCGAACAGTACGTCTTGCCCACCTCTCGCCCCATCACTGAGCAACTGCGGCAGAAGCTGACGGCCATCACCGAAAATCGGGATCCCGCCTATTCCCACTGGGTGAAGGTGATCCCGCTAAAAGAAAGCTAG
- a CDS encoding phosphoribosyltransferase yields MHEISITWADYHRKIEELAVKVYESGWEFNQIVCIAKGGLRIGDTLARLFDLPLAILAASSYSGPGKRGQLIFSRDLAMTTANLGSHVLLVDDLVDSGMTLKRAVHWLKHHYGFYIEEIRTGVLWYKAASVYQPDYYVDYLPDNPWIHQPFEPYEQMTPQQLMQALRSSG; encoded by the coding sequence TTGCACGAGATTTCCATTACCTGGGCCGACTACCACCGCAAAATCGAGGAGCTGGCCGTCAAAGTTTACGAAAGCGGCTGGGAGTTTAACCAAATTGTCTGCATCGCCAAAGGGGGGCTGCGCATCGGCGATACCCTGGCCCGTCTGTTCGATCTTCCCCTGGCCATTCTCGCCGCTTCCTCCTACTCCGGCCCTGGCAAGCGGGGGCAACTGATCTTCTCGCGGGATCTGGCTATGACCACTGCCAACCTGGGCAGCCATGTGTTGTTGGTGGACGACTTAGTCGACTCCGGCATGACCCTGAAGCGGGCCGTCCACTGGCTCAAACACCACTACGGCTTCTACATCGAGGAAATCCGCACCGGCGTACTTTGGTACAAAGCGGCCTCTGTCTACCAGCCCGACTACTACGTGGACTACCTGCCGGATAATCCCTGGATCCATCAGCCCTTCGAGCCCTACGAGCAGATGACGCCCCAGCAGTTGATGCAAGCGCTGCGCTCTTCAGGTTAG
- a CDS encoding FkbM family methyltransferase → MNPALQARILEAKQLLQESPEAFAEWLAAFYPQQDPEVWREFLWGLFDLEAPSPSEETTPLADQVAIALAALEQALISGRLNFAYQVYTSLIKAGILPPEKVIELLVSLAGRLENTPDQDPQERLQVCLKLREMAFELDPGRRDNTQVLLSRALQAQNELAVGFYGQALAEQLAGLGDEETLDITQEPLLTQLLTQLWDDGYLDLFFEVATALQAHLLESQKPGFAALLAQLAQAAAPEQAERYEGLWTIEDLIGDFFQRAARALFGDSTSDAYSILGEALLAAAEGPQAGENFSLRLSLLSESLEKLIHAARPDRVELAIQKIIDLISSRSIDLSSLKVNDENLLESLTVAKAILFRVCFCWSYLTDDRSLIRRYQQLAGRIFNDCLSLMASQRDFLWSEYWKKNQQDYQTVNGESRKLRVGFLGSCFQRHSVGFLSEATLRNLSRSVLDICYYYYQGWKTEEIASCDNMYRKFRSQESLYFRFFSEGVSAPQVAAQAREDRIDIMVFMDSITSHDANIVAALRAAPVQIGWLGGDAVGLPEFDYFFADPYILPENAQADYHEEIIRLPSYCAVDYLDVIAADEVNFKTKLRIGPTDVVFLTAANAYKRTDECISAHLQILKAIPNGILIVKGLGEIATVIRRYQEKSKELGVLDRVRFLAKAGSVEEHRGQLGCVDLILDTFPYTGATHTMEALYMGVPVLTLVGRHYYGRMSYSLLKNIGLEECITWSVEEFIQRGIQLGNDPERINRIKKQIKDSRRWSIIWDPREHARSMEAAFFHILEGKPHETYVFHPNDLYSSPDEWNQAGIQLIRCLGADASVATRQSTWEEAVSLWRRGLARDPYHVPCWLNRIHALLVLGDRSRAFEDAYALLEFLCTEAQDLQPSRLTDVPIWVQSKGFAKHTYLYYLAKWMATHIGVVYSPEAMRFWNLTYSINPDDIQAALAVGVELLSQRKIEGLIPINRVLTLDPDHQLASLAKQIAMWEVVPQVRTASLPGQPELYLDYEGCRLSLEPSFSSIVTRVLLTQGEWFEEEMDFCRHFLKAGMNVIDVGANVGVYTFLAARRVGPTGSVIAVEPTTSCIQHLQKTISASSLENVVSPVESAAGDHEGTVQFQEERATVFNSISDPGPVPEQKSRDEKVVNLTTLDSIWRSKGKPQIDLIKIDAEGAEEQVISGALELLAATQSIVIFENISGSKVTGSATAKVLEPLGYGFYTYNRFLNKLTKVKPQQYPVSALNIIAIHPSNLEKVADMISA, encoded by the coding sequence ATGAACCCCGCCTTGCAAGCTCGGATTCTGGAAGCCAAACAACTGTTACAGGAATCGCCAGAGGCCTTCGCAGAATGGCTGGCGGCCTTCTACCCACAGCAAGATCCGGAGGTATGGCGAGAATTCTTATGGGGCCTTTTTGACCTTGAGGCGCCTTCTCCTTCTGAAGAGACGACTCCCCTGGCTGACCAGGTGGCGATCGCCCTCGCAGCGCTGGAGCAAGCCTTGATTTCGGGCCGCCTAAACTTCGCCTACCAGGTCTACACATCCTTGATCAAGGCTGGGATCCTGCCCCCAGAGAAGGTGATAGAGCTATTGGTGTCTTTGGCAGGCCGTCTGGAAAATACACCCGACCAAGATCCGCAGGAGCGCCTTCAGGTGTGCCTGAAGCTGCGGGAAATGGCTTTTGAGCTGGATCCAGGCCGGCGGGATAACACCCAGGTTTTGCTGTCCCGGGCCTTGCAAGCTCAAAACGAGCTGGCCGTCGGCTTCTACGGCCAGGCCTTGGCGGAACAATTGGCCGGGCTGGGAGATGAGGAGACCCTAGATATCACCCAGGAGCCGCTCCTGACTCAACTTCTCACTCAGCTATGGGATGACGGCTACTTAGACTTGTTTTTCGAGGTGGCTACAGCTTTACAAGCTCATCTGCTGGAGAGCCAGAAGCCTGGCTTTGCCGCTCTACTAGCTCAGCTAGCCCAGGCGGCGGCTCCCGAGCAGGCTGAGCGCTATGAAGGTTTGTGGACAATCGAGGATCTCATCGGCGACTTCTTTCAGAGGGCAGCTCGTGCCCTCTTCGGAGACTCGACCAGCGACGCTTATTCCATCTTGGGAGAAGCCCTTCTTGCGGCAGCCGAAGGCCCCCAGGCAGGGGAGAACTTCTCCCTGCGCCTATCCCTTCTCTCAGAATCTTTGGAAAAGCTGATCCACGCTGCCCGGCCAGACAGGGTAGAGCTTGCAATCCAAAAAATCATTGACTTAATCTCATCCAGATCAATTGATTTAAGCTCCCTGAAAGTAAACGATGAAAATCTTCTCGAGAGCCTGACCGTTGCTAAAGCTATTCTCTTTCGAGTCTGCTTTTGTTGGAGCTATCTGACAGATGATCGGTCTCTAATTCGTCGTTACCAGCAACTTGCTGGCAGGATTTTTAACGATTGCCTCAGCCTCATGGCCTCTCAACGTGATTTCCTATGGTCAGAGTATTGGAAGAAAAATCAGCAAGATTATCAAACAGTCAATGGAGAAAGCCGTAAACTTCGAGTCGGTTTCTTAGGTAGCTGTTTTCAGCGACATTCAGTGGGATTTCTCAGCGAAGCTACTTTGAGAAACTTATCCCGCAGTGTATTAGACATTTGTTACTACTACTACCAGGGCTGGAAAACTGAGGAAATCGCCAGCTGCGACAACATGTATCGAAAGTTTCGATCCCAGGAGAGCCTTTATTTTCGCTTCTTCTCCGAAGGGGTTAGCGCTCCTCAAGTGGCTGCTCAAGCTCGCGAGGATCGCATCGATATCATGGTCTTCATGGACTCTATCACCAGCCACGATGCCAATATCGTAGCAGCTCTGCGGGCTGCCCCTGTCCAAATTGGTTGGTTAGGGGGAGATGCTGTTGGCTTACCCGAGTTTGATTACTTCTTTGCCGATCCTTATATTCTTCCCGAAAATGCCCAGGCCGATTACCATGAAGAAATTATCCGCTTGCCCAGCTATTGTGCAGTTGACTATCTGGACGTTATTGCAGCCGATGAGGTGAATTTCAAAACCAAGTTGAGAATAGGCCCAACAGATGTTGTTTTCCTTACTGCGGCCAATGCCTACAAGCGAACTGACGAATGTATCAGCGCTCATTTGCAGATTCTAAAAGCCATCCCCAACGGAATTCTTATTGTCAAAGGCTTAGGGGAAATTGCCACAGTGATTAGACGCTACCAAGAAAAATCTAAAGAGCTAGGCGTCTTAGACCGTGTCCGCTTTCTGGCGAAAGCTGGGAGTGTGGAAGAGCACCGTGGGCAACTGGGTTGCGTTGATCTCATTCTAGATACCTTTCCTTATACTGGTGCAACCCACACCATGGAAGCCCTTTATATGGGCGTGCCGGTTCTTACTCTGGTAGGCCGCCATTACTACGGCCGCATGAGCTACAGTTTGCTGAAAAATATCGGTCTCGAAGAGTGCATCACCTGGTCGGTAGAAGAGTTTATCCAGCGCGGGATCCAGCTGGGCAATGACCCAGAGCGAATTAACCGAATTAAAAAGCAAATTAAAGATTCTCGCCGTTGGTCGATAATTTGGGATCCGCGTGAGCATGCCCGCAGCATGGAAGCTGCCTTCTTCCACATTCTGGAAGGCAAACCTCATGAGACCTACGTCTTTCATCCTAACGACTTGTACTCCAGCCCAGACGAATGGAATCAAGCGGGGATCCAGCTCATTCGTTGCCTAGGCGCCGATGCTTCCGTTGCAACGCGCCAATCCACCTGGGAAGAAGCGGTGTCTCTCTGGCGAAGGGGCCTGGCAAGGGATCCCTATCATGTCCCCTGTTGGCTAAACCGAATCCATGCCCTATTGGTATTGGGCGATCGTTCTCGCGCTTTTGAAGATGCCTACGCTCTCCTGGAGTTTTTGTGCACCGAAGCGCAGGATCTACAACCTTCCCGGTTGACAGATGTTCCCATTTGGGTTCAAAGCAAAGGTTTTGCAAAACACACTTACCTATACTATCTAGCCAAGTGGATGGCCACCCACATTGGGGTTGTATATAGCCCCGAAGCCATGAGATTTTGGAACCTGACTTATTCTATAAACCCAGATGATATCCAAGCTGCCTTGGCAGTAGGAGTTGAGCTCCTCTCGCAGAGAAAGATAGAAGGGCTGATACCTATTAACCGTGTACTTACTCTTGACCCAGATCATCAACTAGCAAGTCTGGCCAAACAAATTGCGATGTGGGAAGTTGTGCCCCAAGTGCGTACAGCTTCTCTGCCTGGCCAACCGGAGCTCTATCTCGACTACGAAGGTTGTAGACTTTCACTGGAACCTTCCTTCTCAAGTATCGTGACCCGCGTCTTGCTGACTCAAGGGGAGTGGTTTGAGGAAGAAATGGATTTCTGCCGTCACTTCCTCAAGGCAGGCATGAATGTTATCGATGTGGGAGCTAACGTTGGGGTGTACACTTTCCTTGCTGCCCGCCGAGTTGGCCCTACAGGCAGTGTGATCGCAGTTGAGCCGACAACTTCCTGTATTCAACACCTGCAAAAGACAATCAGTGCTAGCTCCCTAGAAAATGTTGTTTCCCCTGTCGAGTCTGCCGCTGGAGACCATGAGGGCACCGTGCAGTTTCAGGAAGAAAGGGCTACCGTATTTAACTCCATCAGTGATCCAGGGCCGGTGCCAGAACAGAAATCGAGAGATGAGAAAGTAGTGAATCTTACCACTTTGGATTCTATCTGGCGCTCGAAGGGAAAGCCGCAAATCGATCTCATCAAGATCGATGCAGAAGGTGCCGAAGAGCAGGTCATATCCGGCGCGCTAGAATTGCTCGCTGCCACCCAGTCTATTGTTATCTTTGAGAATATAAGCGGTTCTAAAGTTACGGGATCCGCTACCGCGAAGGTATTGGAGCCGTTGGGATATGGGTTTTACACCTACAACCGTTTCCTGAATAAACTCACCAAGGTCAAGCCGCAGCAATATCCCGTTTCTGCCCTAAATATCATCGCAATCCACCCCTCAAACTTGGAAAAAGTTGCAGATATGATATCGGCTTAG
- a CDS encoding type IV pilin protein, with translation MSAKSRQSLLRAKLAQQLLSQAKGFTLIELLVVIVIVGVLSAVAIPQFLNQVRRSRTAEAQAALTAVGRGSEVYRLDVGVYPDNYTRIQFGCPTTSGADSCGARGDKFMNDPWSAPNYQTPVASDIISTAPQGMRWDTTAVTGASRYVNASGQSIQCTIGLGSRETVVATLPTFVGKSCNVFD, from the coding sequence ATGAGCGCGAAGTCTCGTCAGTCTCTGTTGCGGGCCAAGCTGGCTCAGCAACTTCTCTCCCAAGCCAAAGGCTTCACCCTGATCGAACTGCTGGTGGTGATCGTGATTGTCGGCGTGCTGTCGGCGGTGGCGATCCCTCAATTCTTGAACCAAGTGCGCCGCTCCCGCACGGCCGAAGCCCAGGCAGCTCTCACGGCAGTGGGTCGTGGTTCTGAAGTCTATCGCCTAGATGTTGGCGTGTACCCGGACAACTACACCAGAATTCAGTTCGGATGTCCTACCACTAGTGGGGCTGATTCCTGCGGCGCTAGGGGCGATAAGTTTATGAATGATCCCTGGAGCGCCCCCAATTACCAAACACCAGTGGCCAGCGATATTATTAGTACTGCGCCTCAGGGGATGCGCTGGGACACCACTGCTGTCACGGGTGCAAGCCGCTACGTTAACGCTTCTGGTCAATCTATTCAGTGCACCATTGGGCTGGGATCAAGGGAGACAGTTGTGGCTACTCTGCCTACCTTTGTTGGTAAGAGCTGCAACGTCTTTGACTAG
- a CDS encoding glycosyltransferase family 2 protein, protein MCLESFIRYHLALGIAHIYIFFDDPEDPAIQVALQFSDVTAIPNDEALQVQQALGNVLYPKYGPHVGYEVMARQILNVETAIQLALDQGMDWILHIDGDELFYPGQMMALDWFDQVSDDIFQVTFLNHEAAPEVFEVEDYFRDVTLFKKNPAALEPGLCTEFQRVSGKSQYFLAYQNGKSAARIHPSLLPNSVHSFDIPGDHTLVTSSPSILHYLNCGFQNYYKKYAQLGNFPDYWWRSKSNPIRVPFHLASRDAYCSGDRTSMAALYQEFILYSSPETNQNLIEKGILTRISYPSQLLSSL, encoded by the coding sequence GTGTGCTTGGAGTCGTTCATTCGCTATCACCTTGCCCTTGGAATTGCCCATATTTATATCTTCTTCGACGATCCAGAGGATCCCGCTATTCAGGTGGCACTTCAGTTTTCCGATGTAACGGCTATTCCCAACGATGAAGCTTTGCAAGTTCAACAAGCATTGGGGAATGTTCTCTACCCAAAATATGGCCCTCATGTTGGCTATGAGGTCATGGCTCGTCAGATCCTTAACGTAGAAACTGCTATACAACTTGCCCTGGATCAGGGCATGGACTGGATTCTTCATATTGATGGAGATGAGCTTTTTTATCCTGGCCAGATGATGGCTTTGGATTGGTTTGATCAAGTAAGCGACGATATATTCCAGGTTACGTTCCTAAACCACGAAGCAGCTCCTGAAGTATTTGAAGTCGAGGACTATTTTCGCGATGTCACTCTATTTAAGAAAAACCCTGCTGCCTTGGAGCCAGGACTCTGTACTGAGTTTCAGAGAGTTTCCGGCAAGAGTCAATACTTTTTGGCTTACCAGAATGGAAAGTCAGCAGCTCGGATCCATCCCTCTCTTCTGCCTAACAGCGTACATAGCTTTGATATTCCAGGGGATCATACTCTAGTAACGTCGTCTCCCTCTATTTTGCACTACTTGAACTGCGGATTCCAGAACTACTATAAAAAATACGCCCAACTGGGAAACTTTCCCGACTACTGGTGGCGCTCCAAGTCTAATCCTATTCGGGTTCCCTTTCACTTGGCCTCACGGGACGCTTATTGCTCAGGAGATAGAACTTCCATGGCAGCTCTTTATCAAGAGTTCATACTTTACAGCAGTCCTGAAACCAACCAGAACCTCATCGAAAAGGGTATTCTTACTCGCATCTCCTACCCATCACAGTTACTGTCCTCGCTCTAG